The Parambassis ranga chromosome 1, fParRan2.1, whole genome shotgun sequence genome includes a region encoding these proteins:
- the gprin3b gene encoding G protein-regulated inducer of neurite outgrowth 3, with amino-acid sequence MGTNPKRTVTVQMVPQLAVVDTQGNKEPNANWAKDPNFKLSQVCPKPSLTSPDKQGNPSLTTAPTNAIPHSQNTVSQGGEPVSSTVSDKPAPGNGNQTQPEHVTGGGQDLPNQSHTGQGVGEAGGNQRDSNANMKMLGLDNEKDVCKATNMHTNDCRVKAAPEVVDSKLASSAKATARESGNKHVPPNDKNLSSNSELRNTESESKQDNKGSISPKYKETTAPQKAEEPDHTQRCSVSLQETQKPKQSVDTSSPLSSTKPPSKDAEKNSLSTHPEKDFPSAKRPVVSSDTQQSVSSQSDSSTQPEATQSMAACGQVAKKTSQTDTAVFEGQQHCKLYREASTMTSSSSPALQPKQHHDMEVQAVANMCSKAVATSPSLLPFAVRPSSGAVPTEEAQSLAVVYQVHNGNLGLQQINMTTLSPSEPASERLTVEAEMCLNQNAGTVFHPDTVSQQNDSRLGAKPKEAALCNIQPVYQINIEHSNHKKHDQTYAAKTATAEASSSTSGTPPETAPKCGSADTNNAVLSQAAAAAKADQILPATTTATTTSKSNKNKDEKSKEGKSKALQKETHSGKQKTGPERTDKEDDQSGKQKEKSVHDVVWDEQGMTWEVYGASLDPESLGFAIQSHLQCKIKEQERKLIAQTSFRKSISGADSPRHGKKNKRRQQNIFRSMLQNVRRPNCCVRPPPSSVLE; translated from the coding sequence ATGGGAACAAACCCAAAAAGGACAGTGACAGTCCAGATGGTGCCTCAGCTGGCTGTGGTGGACACACAGGGCAATAAAGAGCCTAATGCCAACTGGGCTAAAGATCCCAACTTCAAACTATCTCAGGTTTGTCCAAAACCCAGCCTCACATCTCCTGACAAGCAGGGTAACCCATCTTTGACGACTGCTCCCACTAACGCCATCCCACACAGCCAAAACACTGTTTCCCAGGGAGGTGAGCCAGTTAGCAGTACTGTGTCAGACAAGCCAGCACCAGGCAATGGAAACCAAACACAGCCTGAGCATGTGACAGGTGGAGGCCAAGATCTGCCAAACCAGTCTCATACAGGCCAAGGTGTGGGTGAGGCAGGAGGCAACCAGAGGGATTCTAATGCTAACATGAAGATGTTAGGCCTGGATAATGAAAAGGATGTGTGTAAGGCGACAAACATGCACACCAACGACTGCAGAGTAAAAGCTGCCCCAGAGGTGGTGGATTCAAAGCTGGCGTCCTCAGCCAAAGCCACAGCACGAGAGAGCGGTAATAAACATGTTCCTCCAAACGACAAAAATCTCAGCAGCAACAGTGAACTAAGGAATACAGAATCTGAGTCTAAACAGGATAATAAAGGGAGTATATCTCCTAAATACAAGGAGACTACTGCACCACAAAAAGCTGAAGAGCCCgatcacacacagaggtgctCTGTATCTTtacaagaaacacagaaacccAAACAAAGCGTGGACACTTCATCTCCACTTAGCTCCACTAAACCCCCATCTAAAGATGCAGAGAAGAATTCATTGTCAACACACCCGGAGAAGGATTTTCCATCAGCAAAGAGACCAGTAGTctcctcagacacacaacagtcagTGTCTTCGCAGAGTGATTCCTCCACTCAGCCGGAGGCTACACAAAGCATGGCAGCATGCGGGCAGGTGGCTAAGAAGACCAGCCAGACTGACACAGCTGTCTTTGAAGGGCAACAGCACTGCAAGCTCTACAGGGAGGCCTCCACTATGACCTCATCCTCATCACCAGCCCTTCAGCCCAAGCAGCATCACGATATGGAGGTTCAGGCAGTGGCTAACATGTGCAGTAAAGCTGTGGCCACCAGTCCGAGCTTGCTGCCCTTTGCTGTGAGGCCGAGCAGTGGTGCAGTCCCCACAGAGGAGGCACAGAGCCTGGCTGTGGTCTACCAAGTTCATAATGGTAACTTGGGTCTGCAGCAGATAAACATGACTACTCTATCTCCGTCTGAGCCAGCATCAGAGAGACTCACTGTTGAGGCAGAGATGTGCCTGAACCAAAATGCTGGTACAGTTTTTCACCCAGACACTGTGTCCCAGCAGAACGACTCCAGGCTAGGAGCCAAGCCTAAAGAAGCAGCTCTGTGCAACATCCAGCCAGTTTATCAAATCAACATCGAGCACAGTAACCACAAGAAGCACGATCAGACATATGCAGCAAAAACAGCCACAGCTGAAGCTTCCTCTTCTACATCAGGGACACCCCCAGAGACAGCCCCCAAGTGTGGATCTGCTGACACTAACAATGCTGTGCTGTCTCAGGCCGCTGCTGCAGCCAAGGCTGACCAGATTCTGCCTGCGACAACAACAGCAACCACTACTTCCAagtcaaacaaaaataaagacgaAAAAAGTAAAGAAGGTAAAAGTAAAGCCCTGCAGAAGGAGACGCATTCAGGCAAACAGAAGACAGGACCAGAGCGAACTGACAAAGAGGACGACCAGTCAGgcaagcagaaagaaaagagcgTTCATGATGTTGTCTGGGATGAACAGGGCATGACTTGGGAGGTGTATGGGGCTTCTCTGGATCCAGAATCCCTTGGTTTTGCCATCCAGAGCCACTTGCAGTGCAAAATCAAGGAACAAGAGAGGAAACTGATAGCCCAGACCTCTTTCCGAAAGTCAATCTCTGGCGCTGATTCACCGCGACATGGCAAAAAGAACAAAAGGAGGCAGCAGAACATTTTCAGGTCAATGCTGCAAAATGTCAGACGGCCCAACTGCTGTGTgcgtccccctccctcctctgtcctcgAGTAG